Proteins encoded together in one Hymenobacter psoromatis window:
- a CDS encoding nucleotidyl transferase AbiEii/AbiGii toxin family protein, with amino-acid sequence MELSLLDKIKRLVIIALVADDELMETLVLKGGNAISIAYEVGNRGSADLDFSMADDFEDLEATFATIERSLVTVFAEEGLHAFDVRWQQRPSKLAEHLKSFWGGYLLEFKLTPAAQVRHHAGDLAALRRNSLTFDEQQNRKFTVDISPFEYCELKVEKTLNGYTYYVYPPQLVVFEKLRAICQQMPPYSEIVGGHKSSGRARDFYDIYTLTHEFTIDSTSDAALEVLRQVFGAKRVPEVYLATIADYRELHRADYKSVEANVTAVTQLLGFDAYFDYVVTHFSHLLKPSTDGPAATA; translated from the coding sequence ATGGAATTATCGCTCCTCGATAAAATTAAGCGTTTAGTCATCATCGCCCTGGTGGCCGACGATGAACTCATGGAAACGCTCGTGCTCAAAGGCGGCAATGCTATCAGCATTGCCTACGAGGTGGGTAACCGGGGCTCGGCCGACCTCGATTTTTCCATGGCCGACGATTTTGAGGACCTGGAGGCAACGTTCGCCACTATTGAAAGGTCTCTGGTGACGGTGTTTGCCGAGGAGGGCCTGCACGCTTTCGACGTACGTTGGCAGCAGCGGCCCAGCAAGCTCGCCGAGCACCTCAAGTCATTCTGGGGCGGCTACCTGCTGGAGTTCAAGCTGACCCCGGCCGCACAGGTTCGCCACCATGCCGGCGACTTGGCTGCCCTGCGGCGCAACTCGCTCACGTTTGACGAGCAGCAGAACCGCAAGTTCACGGTCGACATTAGCCCATTCGAATACTGTGAGCTGAAGGTAGAGAAAACCCTCAACGGGTACACGTACTACGTATACCCGCCCCAGCTCGTCGTCTTTGAGAAGCTCCGAGCCATCTGCCAGCAGATGCCCCCTTACAGTGAGATTGTGGGCGGGCATAAATCATCAGGGCGGGCGCGGGATTTCTACGACATCTATACGCTCACCCACGAATTTACCATCGACTCAACCAGTGACGCCGCCCTTGAGGTACTGCGGCAGGTGTTCGGAGCCAAGCGCGTCCCGGAGGTCTACCTGGCTACCATCGCCGATTATCGGGAGTTGCACCGCGCCGACTATAAGTCAGTGGAAGCAAACGTGACGGCCGTCACCCAGCTACTAGGCTTTGACGCGTACTTCGACTACGTCGTTACGCACTTCAGCCACCTCCTGAAGCCGTCGACGGACGGCCCGGCAGCTACTGCTTAA